The Tenrec ecaudatus isolate mTenEca1 chromosome 6, mTenEca1.hap1, whole genome shotgun sequence genome has a window encoding:
- the LOC142450528 gene encoding histone H3.1-like — protein MTRTKQTAPKCTCCGKAPRKLLATKAARKSFTPQGSWTKPQRYRPGTEAMRVIRRYQKSTELLLPRLPFQRLVREVAQGIKSDLRFQCLAITVLQEACEAYLVGLFEGTNLCTTHAKRVTILPKDIQLAHRIRGEKA, from the coding sequence ATGACTCGCACCAAGCAAACAGCTCCCAAGTGCACCTGCTGCGGCAAGGCACCTCGCAAGCTACTGGCCACCAAGGCGGCCCGCAAGAGTTTCACGCCCCAGGGCAGCTGGACGAAGCCACAGCGGTACCGGCCAGGCACAGAGGCGATGCGTGTTATCCGGCGCTACCAGAAGTCCACCGAGCTGCTGCTCCCCAGGCTGCCTTTCCAGCGCCTGGTGCGCGAGGTCGCTCAGGGCATCAAGAGTGACCTGCGCTTCCAGTGCCTGGCCATTACCGTGCTGCAGGAGGCATGTGAGGCCTACCTGGTGGGGCTCTTCGAGGGCACCAATCTGTGCACTACCCATGCCAAGCGCGTCACTATCCTGCCCAAGGACATCCAGCTGGCCCACCGCATCCGCGGGGAGAAGGCATAG